In the Sinomonas cyclohexanicum genome, CGCTGGCCATCGGCGAGATCTTCAACACTGTGTACGATTTCCAGACGCTCATCAAGGAGCAGCTGATCGACTACGTTCGTGCAGCTTCGACCCACTTCGGCGGCATCTCGCCGCTGAAGAAGGTCATGGACTTCGCGGCGCAGTACCAGATCAAGTCGGGCTTCCACGGGCCGACGGACATCTCCCCGGTGGGCTTCGCCGCGCAGCTGCACGTGGGCCTGGCGATCCACAACTACGGCATCCAGGAGTACATGCAGCACTCGGACAGGACGAACACCGTGTTCGAGCAGTCGATGACGTTCATCGACGGCTACCTGCACCCGGGCGACAAGCCGGGCCTGGGAGTCGAGTTCAACGAGGAGGCGGCCAACTCCTTCCCGTACCAGCAGGCGTACCTGCCGTACAACCGCCTCATCGACGGCACGGTGCACGACTGGTGAGTGTGCACCACGTCATCGCGATGGGCGTCTCGGGGTGCGGCAAGAGCACCGTGGGCCGGCTCCTCGCCCAGGAGCTCGGCGGGGAGTTCCTCGACGGGGACGACCTGCACCCCGCGGCCAACGTGGCGAAGATGGCCGCGGGCACCCCGCTGGATGACGCCGACCGCGAGCCGTGGCTGCGCGCCGTCGGCCAGGCGATGGCCGCGGCCGAGGGGACGATGGTGATCGGGTGCAGCGCCCTCAAGCGCGCCTACCGGGACATCATCCGCGAGGCGGCCCCGGACACCGCGTTCGTGCACCTGCACGGCACGCGGGAACTGCTCGCCGAGCGCATGGCCGCCCGGCCCGGGCACTTCATGCCGGTCTCCCTCCTGGACTCGCAGCTCGCCACGCTCGAGGCCCTGCAGCCCGACGAGCGCGGCAAGGTCTTCGACATCGCCCGTTCGCCGGAGGAGATCGCGCACGACGCCGCGGAGTGGCTCTGCGCCTGACCTCGCCTCCGTGGTCCATCCCTTCTGGCGGACGCCGCATCAGGACGCTTCCTGATGCGGCGTCCGCCGCTGTGAGGGACGGAATAGTTGGCAAGAATTGGCAAACGATTGCCGCATGTTTCCATGGACTCCTACTCTGGACGTGAAGCCGATCACTCGACCACTTGCCCAAGGATGTGCACATGCTCAGGCCCCAGGACGGACCCACCCGCGAACTCGTGAACCTCGATGGCCTCTATGCCTTCAAGGTCGACGCGGAGAACACCGGGCTGAGCGAGGGCTGGCAGAACGGCCCCCTCGGGACGGGCCTCGAGATGGGCGTGCCGGCCAGCTACAACGACGTCTTCCCCGACAACGCGCTCCGCGACCACGTCGGATGGGTCTGGTACCAGCGCCAGGTGCGCGTCCCCCGCGGCTGGGCCGGCGAGCGCGTCTGGCTCCGCTTCGAGTCCGCCACCCACGGCGCCAAGGCCTTCGTGGACGGCGCCCTCGTGGCCGAGCACCAGGGCGGCTACACCCCGTTCGAGGCGGACATCACCGAGCACGTCACCGCCGGCACCACGTTCCGGCTCACGGTCGCGGTGAACAACGAGCTCACCCAGGCCACGATCCCGCCGGGCAGCATCACGGTCGGCGAGGACGGACGCCGCACGCAGACCTACATGCACGACTTCTACAACTACGCCGGCCTGCACCGCAGCGTGCTCCTCTACAGCACCCCCGCCGTCCACGTCGAGGACATCACGGTCACGACCGCGTTCGAGGGAGCTCCAGGCGCCGGCGCCACAGGGAGCGTGGACTATGCGGTCGTCGTGGCCGGCGAGACCGGCGAGCCCCGGCCCGTCCGCGTGCGGATCCTCGACGCCGAAGGCCGGCAGGTGGGCACCGCGGAAGGGCTCTCGGGCACGGTGGCGATCCCCGACGTCGTGCTCTGGCAGCCCGGCAAGGGCTACCTCTACTCGCTCGTCGCGGAGGTGCTGGACCTCGAGGGGCAGGTCGTCGATTCCTACACGCAGGCTTTCGGCGTCCGCACCGTCGAGGTGCGCGGCGCCGAGTTCCTCATCAACGGCGAGCCGTTCTACTTCACCGGATTCGGCATGCACGAGGACCACACGACCATCGGCAAGGGACACTCCCACGCGCACATGGTCAACGACTTCGCGCTCCTGGACTGGATCGGGGCGAACTCGTTCCGCACCTCGCACTACCCGTACTCCGAGGACGTCATGGACTACGCGGACCGGCACGGAATCGTGGTCATCGATGAGACCCCGGCCGTGGGCCTCAACGCGGACTTCGCCGGGTTCTTCGGCACCGGTGCGAAGAAGACCTATGGGCCCGACTTCGTCAGCGACGCCACGGCGGCCTCACACCGGCAGGTCATCGAGGAGCTCATCGCCCGGGACAAGAACCACCCGTCCGTGGTGATCTGGTCCATCGCGAACGAGCCGCAGTCCTCCGAGGACGGCGCGCGGGGGTACTTCGAGCCGCTCGCCGCACTGGCCCGGGAGCTCGATCCGACCCGCCCGGTCGGATTCGTCAACGTCATGTTCGACGGCCCGGACAAGGACACCATCACGGACCTGTTCGACGTCATCATGCTCAACCGCTACTACGGCTGGTACCTCAACACCGGCGACCTCGCCTCGGCGGAGAAGGCCCTCGAGGCGGAGCTGAACGCCTGGACCGAGAAGCTCGGCACGCCCATGATCATGACCGAGTACGGCGCTGACACGCTCGCCGGCTTCCACTCCCTCTACGCCCAGCCGTGGAGCGAAGAGTACCAGGCGGAGTTCCTCGACATGTACCACCGCGTGTTCGACCGTGTCCCGGCCATGGTGGGCGAGCACGTGTGGAACTTCGCCGACTTCGCCACGTCCAACGGGATCATGCGCGTGGACGGGAACAAGAAGGGCGCCTTCACTCGCGACCGCCGCCCCAAGGCCGCTGCCTTCACGCTGCGGAAGCGCTGGAGCCAGCTCGAGAACAGGAAGCCTCAGGCATGAGCACGACCACGCACCACAAGCTCCCCCTCAAGAGCCTCGTCGGCTACGGCGCGGGCGACGCCGCGAACAACCTCGCGTTCACCACGACCGCGATGTTCCTGCTCGTCTACTACACGGACGTCGCGGGCATCCCGGCCGCCGCGGCCGGAACGCTCTTCCTCGTGGTGCGGCTGTTCGACGCGTTCTCGGACCTGTTCGCCGGACGCATGGTGGACCGGACCAACACGAAGCGCTGGGGCAAGTTCCGGCCGTTCATCCTGTTCGGTTCCCTGCCGCTCATGGTGCTGACGTTCCTGAACTTCCACGTCCCCCAGATCGGTGAGGGCGGCAAGCTCGCCTACGCCTACATCGTCTACGCCGCGCTCGGCCTCGCCTACTCGCTCGTGAACATCCCGTACGGCTCGATGGCCTCGGCCATGACCCAGAACCCCAAGGACCGCGCCAAGCTCGCCTCGGCCCGCACGGT is a window encoding:
- a CDS encoding gluconokinase, translating into MSVHHVIAMGVSGCGKSTVGRLLAQELGGEFLDGDDLHPAANVAKMAAGTPLDDADREPWLRAVGQAMAAAEGTMVIGCSALKRAYRDIIREAAPDTAFVHLHGTRELLAERMAARPGHFMPVSLLDSQLATLEALQPDERGKVFDIARSPEEIAHDAAEWLCA
- the uidA gene encoding beta-glucuronidase, yielding MLRPQDGPTRELVNLDGLYAFKVDAENTGLSEGWQNGPLGTGLEMGVPASYNDVFPDNALRDHVGWVWYQRQVRVPRGWAGERVWLRFESATHGAKAFVDGALVAEHQGGYTPFEADITEHVTAGTTFRLTVAVNNELTQATIPPGSITVGEDGRRTQTYMHDFYNYAGLHRSVLLYSTPAVHVEDITVTTAFEGAPGAGATGSVDYAVVVAGETGEPRPVRVRILDAEGRQVGTAEGLSGTVAIPDVVLWQPGKGYLYSLVAEVLDLEGQVVDSYTQAFGVRTVEVRGAEFLINGEPFYFTGFGMHEDHTTIGKGHSHAHMVNDFALLDWIGANSFRTSHYPYSEDVMDYADRHGIVVIDETPAVGLNADFAGFFGTGAKKTYGPDFVSDATAASHRQVIEELIARDKNHPSVVIWSIANEPQSSEDGARGYFEPLAALARELDPTRPVGFVNVMFDGPDKDTITDLFDVIMLNRYYGWYLNTGDLASAEKALEAELNAWTEKLGTPMIMTEYGADTLAGFHSLYAQPWSEEYQAEFLDMYHRVFDRVPAMVGEHVWNFADFATSNGIMRVDGNKKGAFTRDRRPKAAAFTLRKRWSQLENRKPQA